The Thermodesulfatator atlanticus DSM 21156 genome contains a region encoding:
- a CDS encoding cytochrome c3 family protein — protein MQKDIKSSSIVAVCVVFLFIIASCAPQRPAPQKRKTCIDCHPEYEKTVYKWPFVHQPVKDKNCYGCHRPHGVVGGIFLKGSPPGICFNCHAKDLPRFQKKFLHQPVKEGKCYECHDPHSAPHKFLLKKDASDLCLSCHQDITKYPFKHPALKEGCLKCHDPHAGDTKGLLKEPTSQTCFSCHKEKEIAKAHFGYDIKKDCADCHNPHGSYKPKLLRKTVHLPVTKGNCKECHTIKANQIAGTLPNQNEICKRCHKTEKGNFIHQPYQKDECLKCHQPHACKYDQLLKQDKNQICLSCHQNVVEKKSQEKVSLHQPAEKGECLKCHKAHVSNIKSLLKKEGNQTCLDCHKNQLKGTLIHEPLKKKECLNCHKPHKSKYERLLTRPQKALCFQCHQKTALEEDYFSVHTAFARGNCSGCHNPHSANNKLFLKTDQKQLCLKCHKNLIKQYAETQQHKPFKEKECLKCHNAHSSEYPFHLNQAEDITCFECHTKIEQQVQHAKIVHPPTQKGNCSQCHDPHGSKKQYLLKTDLIDGCLSCHNEISEDWQMGIAHKPVKEKDSCIKCHSAHASNNLALLNRPVSKICSKCHAIDKKLLEAHNNINPRPNDCTTCHDPHGGPDKRMLWPVEHAPFAKGDCAPCHTEAAR, from the coding sequence ATGCAAAAAGACATAAAAAGTTCTAGTATAGTTGCCGTTTGTGTTGTTTTTCTGTTTATTATTGCAAGTTGTGCTCCCCAGCGTCCAGCTCCACAAAAAAGAAAAACTTGTATCGATTGCCACCCAGAATATGAAAAAACAGTCTATAAATGGCCATTTGTACACCAACCTGTAAAAGATAAAAATTGCTATGGTTGCCACCGTCCCCACGGCGTGGTGGGCGGCATTTTTCTAAAGGGCTCCCCACCCGGGATATGCTTCAATTGTCATGCTAAAGACCTTCCACGCTTTCAGAAAAAATTCCTACACCAACCCGTAAAAGAGGGGAAATGCTATGAATGCCACGATCCCCATTCTGCCCCTCATAAATTCTTGCTCAAAAAAGATGCCTCTGACTTGTGTCTTTCGTGTCACCAAGACATTACCAAATATCCTTTCAAACACCCTGCCCTTAAAGAAGGCTGTTTAAAATGTCATGATCCCCACGCAGGAGATACAAAGGGATTACTCAAAGAACCCACCTCCCAAACCTGCTTCTCTTGTCACAAAGAAAAGGAAATAGCTAAGGCCCATTTTGGGTATGACATTAAAAAAGACTGTGCAGATTGCCATAATCCTCACGGGTCTTACAAACCAAAATTGCTGAGAAAAACAGTCCATCTTCCGGTCACCAAGGGAAATTGCAAAGAATGCCACACGATAAAGGCCAACCAAATAGCCGGCACGCTACCCAACCAAAATGAAATCTGTAAGAGATGTCATAAAACAGAAAAAGGAAATTTCATACACCAACCCTACCAAAAAGACGAATGTCTTAAGTGCCATCAACCACATGCCTGCAAATACGATCAGCTTCTCAAACAAGACAAAAACCAGATATGCCTGTCTTGCCATCAAAATGTTGTTGAAAAAAAATCCCAAGAAAAAGTCTCGCTTCACCAACCAGCTGAAAAAGGCGAATGTCTCAAGTGTCATAAAGCACACGTATCAAACATAAAATCTTTGCTAAAGAAAGAAGGTAACCAGACGTGTTTGGACTGTCACAAAAACCAACTAAAAGGCACTTTGATTCATGAACCACTTAAGAAAAAAGAATGCCTTAATTGCCACAAGCCCCACAAATCAAAATATGAAAGATTGCTAACCAGACCCCAAAAAGCGCTTTGCTTTCAATGCCATCAAAAAACAGCCCTAGAAGAAGATTATTTTAGCGTGCATACAGCCTTTGCGAGAGGGAATTGCTCTGGATGCCATAATCCTCATAGTGCAAACAATAAATTATTCTTAAAAACAGACCAAAAACAACTTTGTTTAAAGTGCCATAAAAACCTAATTAAACAATACGCAGAAACACAACAGCATAAACCTTTTAAGGAGAAAGAATGCTTAAAGTGCCATAATGCACACTCTTCAGAATATCCTTTCCACCTAAACCAAGCAGAAGATATTACATGCTTTGAATGTCACACAAAAATAGAACAGCAAGTGCAACATGCAAAAATTGTTCACCCTCCCACTCAAAAAGGGAATTGTTCACAGTGTCACGATCCGCATGGAAGCAAAAAACAATATTTATTAAAAACTGATCTAATAGACGGCTGCCTTTCCTGCCACAATGAAATATCAGAAGACTGGCAAATGGGAATCGCTCACAAGCCAGTAAAAGAAAAAGATAGTTGCATCAAATGCCATAGTGCACATGCTTCAAATAATTTAGCTCTTTTAAATAGACCTGTTTCAAAAATTTGTTCGAAATGTCACGCCATAGATAAAAAATTGCTTGAAGCTCACAATAATATAAATCCCAGACCTAACGACTGCACAACCTGTCACGATCCTCACGGAGGCCCAGATAAGAGGATGCTGTGGCCCGTAGAACATGCGCCCTTTGCAAAAGGTGATTGCGCTCCTTGCCATACGGAGGCTGCCAGATGA
- a CDS encoding cytochrome c3 family protein — protein MCGNAKKIGFVLMLTLLLIWPLQKGSFAKIPAGIPCSSCHTMHYSQNGGVLEEWGKHGPYKALVINDCIGCHTGNNDGTNFTPYVTSTSPPNYGETGTEGNTLAGGSFYWVSIGEEKKGHNVVPFPPDSRFGNTPPGGPGLTSQLTCAGTTGCHGDRNKEGDFEALLGAHHADDSTIDGQTVGTSYRFLKGILGYEDSDWEYQPDASHHNQYKGTDRSSEAQVNTTTISYLCAECHGFFHSGDGISGQSTGWGSPWLRHPTDYDMSNTASGSEYRAYPGNYAAPRSTGINPYSVIAPLGSEDVSAPKTNILFQGQDAIVTCISCHRAHGSPYNAILRWDYYGWPQTTTKNGCNACHTNKD, from the coding sequence ATGTGTGGCAACGCTAAAAAGATTGGCTTTGTTTTAATGCTAACATTGCTTCTTATTTGGCCTTTGCAAAAAGGCTCTTTTGCTAAAATCCCTGCGGGAATCCCTTGTTCTAGCTGTCATACTATGCACTATTCTCAAAACGGAGGCGTTCTTGAAGAGTGGGGAAAACATGGCCCCTATAAAGCTTTAGTCATAAACGACTGTATTGGATGTCACACTGGAAACAACGATGGAACAAACTTTACCCCTTACGTGACTTCTACTTCCCCTCCCAATTATGGAGAAACAGGCACTGAAGGAAACACCCTGGCAGGTGGAAGTTTTTACTGGGTTTCTATAGGGGAGGAAAAAAAAGGGCATAACGTTGTGCCGTTTCCCCCTGATTCCCGCTTCGGAAACACACCCCCTGGAGGCCCTGGTTTAACCTCACAATTGACCTGTGCTGGCACAACTGGATGCCACGGAGACAGAAACAAAGAAGGCGACTTTGAAGCTCTGCTTGGAGCACACCATGCTGACGACTCCACTATAGACGGCCAAACAGTAGGAACCAGCTATCGGTTCCTCAAAGGGATTTTGGGCTATGAAGACAGTGACTGGGAATATCAACCTGACGCCTCACATCATAACCAATATAAGGGCACAGACAGAAGCTCTGAGGCCCAAGTGAATACCACTACTATCAGTTATCTTTGTGCTGAATGCCATGGTTTTTTCCATAGCGGAGATGGAATAAGCGGACAAAGTACAGGATGGGGGTCTCCCTGGTTACGTCATCCTACTGATTACGACATGTCAAACACTGCTTCTGGATCAGAATACAGGGCTTATCCGGGAAACTACGCTGCTCCGAGATCAACGGGAATAAACCCGTATTCTGTAATTGCTCCCTTGGGAAGTGAAGATGTTTCTGCGCCTAAAACCAATATCCTTTTTCAAGGGCAAGATGCCATAGTTACCTGCATATCATGCCACAGAGCTCACGGATCACCCTATAACGCCATATTAAGGTGGGATTATTATGGTTGGCCTCAAACAACGACCAAAAACGGCTGCAATGCGTGTCATACTAATAAAGATTAA
- a CDS encoding 6-bladed beta-propeller, producing the protein MLRMPQKLLETFAKLSRSKLQAQPHGIRSYFSKRKKETDPEINLEKGCLQRSLLILLILSLILSSICNKAQAARFKYAFSLAKAPDGTPLHHPFSIFIDPKVKRIYVTDVANNRLVSYDFAGKPLKAFNAAGKLKGPIFMIKDENILWVVERPLNSLTLINLKDRIFKRNNLTWGRRPILVDRIATWGKNVVVLDRASGRVFLLNQYLEIQKIFPSKKLKTFNGIYDIKIKGNWLWGLENMSSKLYAFNLNDGSFHSLTLKKQMVVPVSFDIDSAGNIYVLDRDLKKVFVFDKKGNFKYSFLQEGFRPGQDLYPSNLVIYENYLFLVDEGNGRIDVWQR; encoded by the coding sequence ATGCTTAGAATGCCACAAAAACTATTAGAGACTTTTGCAAAACTATCGAGATCCAAGTTGCAAGCACAGCCACACGGGATCCGTTCCTATTTTTCGAAGCGTAAAAAAGAAACGGATCCTGAAATAAATCTTGAAAAAGGCTGCCTGCAAAGGTCTCTCTTAATATTGCTTATTTTAAGTTTAATACTTAGCAGCATCTGCAATAAAGCACAGGCAGCTAGATTTAAATATGCCTTTTCTTTAGCAAAAGCCCCAGATGGTACGCCTTTACACCATCCGTTTAGCATTTTTATAGATCCTAAAGTAAAGCGCATATACGTTACTGACGTAGCAAATAATCGCTTAGTTTCTTACGATTTCGCTGGAAAACCTTTAAAAGCATTTAATGCTGCAGGAAAACTCAAAGGGCCTATTTTTATGATCAAAGACGAGAACATTTTATGGGTTGTAGAACGCCCTCTTAATTCTCTTACCTTAATAAACCTAAAAGACCGCATATTTAAAAGAAATAACCTGACCTGGGGCCGTCGACCTATTCTAGTTGATAGGATAGCTACCTGGGGGAAAAACGTAGTTGTCTTAGATCGCGCATCTGGCAGGGTGTTTCTGCTCAACCAATATTTAGAAATTCAAAAAATTTTTCCCTCAAAAAAATTGAAGACCTTTAACGGAATTTATGATATTAAAATTAAAGGTAACTGGCTTTGGGGGCTAGAAAATATGTCTTCTAAACTTTACGCCTTTAATTTAAATGACGGCTCCTTTCATTCACTAACCCTCAAGAAACAGATGGTAGTTCCTGTCTCTTTTGATATAGATAGCGCGGGGAATATATATGTCTTAGATAGAGATTTGAAAAAAGTTTTTGTCTTCGATAAAAAGGGCAACTTTAAGTATAGCTTTTTACAGGAAGGATTCAGACCTGGACAAGACTTATATCCCAGCAACTTAGTTATATACGAAAACTACTTATTTTTAGTAGACGAAGGGAATGGACGGATCGATGTGTGGCAACGCTAA
- a CDS encoding cytochrome c3 family protein: MKKIYLTLFILLSIVFSSNSWASEYPTNDVCFKCHKKEQFLKGKSIHQPVKNKRCDKCHRPHASKYKKLLLVPEQETCTTCHKKLESKILNSKFAHDPALKNHCIRCHNPHSSKYNFLLNSSVQATCKTCHKKILTKKYQFVHKPYKDGNCLKCHNPHYSNDPRLLKKNPNQTCFSCHKKDNKLLKAHNGKTPKGECLLCHNPHGSNNKALLRPIKHKPFAAKNCKACHAQNAPKDEELCLQCHKDNLKTFQYTHNHLLGGYTQNTCLVCHNPHVAETKDLLVASPEHLCSSCHTTVYKQKREMLYFHPKRKFCLECHKAHGSNHPAMLRADGNKVCSRCHETQGKFSHPVGEKVLDPRNKQPMTCITCHEPMGTNYKYQLKMSGEAALCLECHKNY, from the coding sequence ATGAAAAAAATCTATCTTACATTGTTTATATTACTATCCATTGTCTTTTCCAGTAATAGCTGGGCCAGTGAATATCCTACTAACGACGTCTGCTTCAAGTGCCATAAAAAAGAACAGTTTTTAAAAGGAAAGTCTATTCACCAGCCTGTCAAAAATAAAAGATGTGACAAGTGCCATCGTCCCCACGCATCAAAATATAAAAAATTATTATTGGTACCAGAGCAGGAAACCTGTACAACTTGTCATAAAAAGCTAGAATCTAAAATTCTTAACTCAAAATTTGCCCATGATCCAGCACTCAAAAATCATTGCATACGTTGTCATAATCCCCATTCATCTAAATACAACTTTTTACTTAATAGCTCCGTACAAGCCACCTGTAAAACATGTCACAAAAAAATATTAACTAAAAAATATCAATTTGTGCATAAACCATACAAAGATGGAAACTGTCTCAAATGCCACAACCCACACTATAGCAATGACCCTCGACTTTTAAAAAAGAATCCCAACCAAACCTGCTTTTCTTGTCACAAGAAAGACAATAAATTACTAAAAGCACACAATGGGAAAACACCTAAAGGCGAATGTCTCTTGTGTCACAATCCTCATGGCAGCAATAATAAAGCCCTATTAAGACCGATAAAACACAAGCCTTTTGCAGCAAAGAACTGCAAAGCCTGTCACGCTCAAAATGCTCCCAAGGACGAAGAACTTTGCTTACAATGCCACAAAGACAACCTCAAAACGTTTCAATACACTCACAACCATCTTCTCGGTGGATACACGCAAAATACTTGCTTAGTTTGTCACAATCCACATGTAGCAGAAACTAAAGATCTTTTAGTAGCTAGCCCTGAACACTTGTGTTCTTCGTGCCATACAACAGTTTACAAGCAAAAGAGAGAAATGTTGTACTTTCATCCTAAAAGGAAATTCTGCCTGGAATGTCACAAAGCCCATGGTTCTAACCATCCTGCAATGCTGAGAGCAGATGGCAACAAAGTATGCAGCAGATGTCATGAGACCCAAGGGAAATTCTCCCATCCAGTTGGAGAAAAGGTTTTGGATCCTAGGAATAAACAGCCAATGACTTGTATCACCTGCCACGAACCTATGGGAACTAACTACAAATATCAGCTCAAAATGAGCGGAGAGGCGGCTTTATGCTTAGAATGCCACAAAAACTATTAG